A genomic stretch from Sphingomonas sp. HDW15A includes:
- a CDS encoding isopenicillin N synthase family oxygenase yields MSTDIITSDNVASVSLKDADTDPKAFSDELGHSFVDYGFAIIRDHGIPQDLIDDAEEKAKQFFALPEDVKRKYHVEGGGGARGYTPFGIETAKGASAHDLKEFWHVGRDLPEGHRFRGHMPDNLWPSEVPGFKETFQRLYAAFDEAGVKILRAVARFLKLDEEFFTDTVRDGNSVMRLLHYPPIDKPTGNHIRAGAHEDINTITLLLGAEEAGLQLLTKDGRWLDVRPKPGELVINIGDMLQRLTNGKLRSTSHRVINPAPDRASKARYSMPFFLHFRSDFLIEALPGTVPQGEEPKWAPISADEYLQERLREIKLK; encoded by the coding sequence ATGAGCACTGACATCATCACCAGCGACAATGTTGCGTCCGTTTCTCTGAAGGATGCCGACACAGATCCCAAGGCCTTCTCAGACGAGCTCGGTCACAGCTTCGTCGACTATGGCTTCGCGATCATTCGCGACCACGGCATTCCTCAGGACCTGATCGACGATGCAGAAGAAAAGGCGAAGCAGTTCTTTGCCTTGCCGGAAGATGTGAAGCGCAAATATCATGTCGAAGGCGGCGGGGGAGCGCGCGGCTACACGCCGTTCGGAATCGAAACCGCCAAAGGTGCGTCGGCGCACGACCTCAAGGAATTCTGGCACGTCGGCCGCGACCTTCCCGAAGGGCACCGGTTCCGTGGTCATATGCCGGACAACCTGTGGCCGTCAGAAGTGCCCGGCTTCAAGGAAACCTTCCAGCGCCTTTACGCCGCATTCGACGAGGCGGGGGTGAAAATCCTCCGCGCCGTCGCGCGCTTCCTCAAGCTCGACGAGGAATTTTTCACCGACACCGTTCGCGACGGCAATTCCGTGATGCGGCTGCTTCACTATCCGCCGATCGACAAGCCAACCGGCAACCACATTCGCGCCGGCGCGCATGAGGACATCAACACCATCACCTTGCTGCTTGGGGCCGAGGAGGCGGGGTTGCAACTGCTGACGAAAGACGGCCGCTGGCTCGACGTCCGCCCGAAGCCAGGCGAGCTGGTGATCAACATCGGCGACATGCTCCAGCGCCTGACCAACGGGAAGCTTCGCTCGACCAGCCATCGTGTCATCAATCCGGCTCCCGACCGGGCCTCGAAGGCGCGCTATTCGATGCCCTTCTTCCTTCACTTCCGGTCGGATTTCCTGATCGAGGCGCTGCCCGGAACCGTGCCTCAGGGCGAAGAGCCGAAATGGGCGCCGATCAGTGCCGACGAATACCTCCAGGAACGGCTGCGCGAGATCAAATTGAAGTAG
- a CDS encoding universal stress protein: MTSEMPVTLDRPSSTDRRSRGGIKTILLHVQNDRSVGERLEAALSIARTCDAHLHCVHITPVEAYVAFDAFGGVFVMSDVIRALDEEEARLRARIEDELRSEDVSWDYEQVTGNIATQVVRFGALSDLVVTGRDSHQSDVLPSNSGLLADILHRSRTPLLVPACDGGTFDPLGNAVVAWDGSYEAANAVRASIGLLQVAGNVRIIQASEEKKGDEFPGTRLLEYLSRHDVHAELTIEPPGSADGSAIAALLVAQAKAYHAAYIVMGSYNHSRVGQYFFGGVTSTLLDACDLPLVMMH, encoded by the coding sequence ATGACCAGCGAAATGCCTGTCACCCTCGATCGTCCGTCATCGACAGACCGGCGAAGCCGCGGCGGGATCAAGACGATCCTGCTCCACGTTCAGAACGATCGATCGGTTGGGGAGCGACTTGAAGCGGCGCTGTCGATCGCCAGGACGTGCGACGCCCATTTGCATTGCGTCCACATCACTCCGGTCGAAGCGTATGTCGCGTTCGATGCCTTCGGCGGTGTGTTTGTCATGAGCGACGTGATCCGCGCTCTCGACGAGGAGGAGGCGCGGCTTCGCGCTCGGATCGAGGACGAATTGCGTTCCGAAGACGTCAGCTGGGATTATGAGCAGGTTACCGGCAATATCGCTACGCAGGTCGTGCGTTTCGGCGCTCTAAGCGACCTTGTCGTAACTGGGAGAGATTCGCACCAGAGCGATGTGCTTCCCTCGAATTCGGGACTGCTTGCCGACATCCTTCACCGCTCGCGGACGCCGTTGCTCGTCCCGGCCTGTGATGGGGGGACATTCGACCCGCTCGGAAACGCGGTCGTCGCCTGGGATGGAAGCTATGAGGCTGCCAATGCCGTTCGCGCGTCGATTGGCCTGCTCCAGGTCGCCGGCAACGTCCGGATCATCCAGGCCAGCGAAGAGAAGAAGGGCGATGAATTTCCGGGCACGCGGCTACTCGAATATCTATCGCGGCACGACGTACATGCCGAGTTGACGATCGAACCCCCGGGATCGGCCGATGGCTCCGCCATCGCGGCCCTGCTCGTTGCGCAGGCCAAGGCCTATCACGCGGCCTACATCGTCATGGGCAGCTACAATCACAGCCGGGTCGGCCAATATTTCTTCGGCGGGGTCACAAGCACTTTACTGGACGCCTGTGACCTTCCGCTAGTCATGATGCACTAG
- a CDS encoding nucleoside transporter C-terminal domain-containing protein has translation MNHVLLGVIGIAVILLIAVLFSSNRKAIRLRVVAAAFALQAIIAFLVLRTTGGRAVIQGMSDGVAALLGYAGEGTKFLFGGLASDPLGQNFALLALPVIVFFAALVSILYYLGIMQRIVRWVGGAIGWVTGISRVESLGAAANIFVGQSESPLVVRPYLPALPASHLFTLMTVGMAGVAGTILAAYAGLLGNEYLPYLLAAAFMSAPGGILMAKMIMPDDPAVLHAEPEKVELPQSRISGEGPAAMLPEGRPVEALPANPEDELDVHGFEEGEQPVNIIQAAGQGAQTGVKLAVAVAAMVLAFVALVALVNGVVGGIGEAVGQQGWSLQAGLGAIFSPVMYLIGIPWNEAQVAGGLFGTKVVLNEFVAFIDLGNAQGAAAALSDRSRAIVIFALCGFANFSSIAIQLAVVGNLAPNQRPVIAKLGLKALLAGSLANLMSAALAGLMMP, from the coding sequence ATGAATCACGTCCTTCTCGGCGTCATCGGTATCGCCGTCATCTTGCTTATTGCGGTACTTTTCTCCTCCAACCGCAAGGCGATACGGTTGCGGGTCGTAGCGGCTGCCTTTGCCCTACAGGCCATAATCGCATTCCTGGTACTGCGAACGACCGGCGGACGCGCGGTCATTCAAGGCATGAGCGACGGCGTCGCGGCGCTGCTGGGTTATGCCGGCGAGGGCACCAAATTCCTCTTCGGTGGGCTCGCCAGCGATCCTCTCGGCCAGAACTTTGCGTTGCTCGCGCTGCCGGTCATCGTCTTCTTCGCCGCGCTCGTTTCGATCCTCTACTATCTTGGGATCATGCAGCGGATTGTTCGCTGGGTCGGCGGAGCGATAGGCTGGGTCACCGGCATCAGCCGGGTCGAGAGCCTCGGCGCAGCGGCCAACATCTTTGTCGGCCAGTCGGAAAGTCCACTCGTCGTTCGACCCTACCTGCCGGCGCTTCCCGCAAGCCATCTGTTCACGCTAATGACCGTCGGCATGGCTGGCGTCGCAGGAACGATCCTGGCTGCCTACGCCGGGCTGCTCGGCAATGAATATTTGCCTTACCTGCTAGCGGCAGCCTTCATGTCGGCGCCGGGCGGCATTCTCATGGCCAAGATGATCATGCCTGACGATCCCGCGGTTCTTCATGCGGAACCCGAAAAGGTCGAGCTGCCGCAGTCGCGGATCAGCGGCGAAGGACCCGCGGCGATGTTACCGGAAGGGCGTCCGGTTGAGGCCCTACCGGCTAATCCAGAGGACGAGCTGGACGTCCACGGCTTCGAAGAGGGCGAGCAACCGGTCAATATCATCCAGGCCGCCGGGCAAGGCGCGCAAACCGGCGTCAAGCTAGCCGTGGCGGTCGCCGCAATGGTCCTCGCCTTCGTCGCGCTGGTCGCTCTAGTCAACGGCGTGGTCGGTGGCATCGGCGAGGCTGTAGGTCAGCAGGGCTGGAGCCTCCAAGCGGGGCTGGGCGCGATCTTCTCGCCGGTGATGTATCTCATCGGTATTCCATGGAACGAAGCGCAGGTCGCGGGCGGCCTGTTTGGCACCAAGGTCGTTCTCAACGAGTTCGTTGCGTTCATCGATCTCGGCAATGCCCAGGGCGCCGCTGCAGCCCTGAGCGACCGTAGCCGGGCGATCGTCATTTTCGCGCTGTGCGGCTTTGCCAATTTCAGCTCGATTGCCATTCAGTTAGCCGTCGTCGGCAACCTTGCCCCCAACCAGCGGCCGGTTATCGCCAAACTTGGCCTCAAGGCACTGCTCGCAGGTTCGCTAGCCAACCTGATGTCGGCGGCGCTCGCAGGACTGATGATGCCGTAA
- a CDS encoding bifunctional metallophosphatase/5'-nucleotidase, giving the protein MRRLAAVLSLAFLASCSSLPTPPPTVPPPPPLEVQILAINDFHGNLEPPGLAYEGSKGKVPVGGAAYLATALREVRTPASITVAAGDLISASPLVSSLYYDEPTVRALSDSGLALAAVGNHEFDRGPAELKRMQAGGCREKQARETRQSCALEAFTGAGFQYLAANVLEGSNNLFPSTAIRDIGGVRIGFIGMTLKETGTLVSPDGVKGLAFLDEAGTANALVPYLKQNGAKAIVLLIHQGGATDGKFDDPSCPGLSGDIMPILAKLDPAIDLVVSGHTHQAYICQRPPNNGARRLLTSAGRYGALVTDIRLSFAPDGTLIDQRAEFVPVQGEPIDNARVQAPLNPAYRVFAADPGVASLVQRYKAAASVIADRPVGKLSAPLEKGSISGESQASEFIADGQLFVARNPAKGAADFGFMNNGGARTDLIPGPDGTVTYGQIFALQPFANNLVTISLTGAQVKAVLEQQFDSGTNTVARPNLIMPSANVRFSFDKSRPAGQRIVSILLDGRPIDPTRTYRVTVNNFLASGGDGFTALAAGTNPVDGGLDLDATEAYLKSSPPVPQKGRVIDLTPAGWTPPAS; this is encoded by the coding sequence ATGCGTCGTCTCGCCGCTGTCCTTTCGCTGGCATTTCTCGCTAGCTGCTCGTCGCTGCCGACGCCGCCGCCGACTGTACCCCCGCCTCCGCCGCTCGAGGTCCAAATCCTGGCGATCAACGACTTTCACGGCAATCTCGAACCGCCAGGCCTCGCTTATGAGGGATCGAAGGGCAAGGTCCCGGTCGGAGGCGCCGCTTATCTGGCGACGGCATTGAGGGAAGTCCGCACGCCTGCGAGCATCACCGTCGCCGCTGGCGATCTCATCAGTGCCAGTCCGCTCGTGTCCTCGCTTTATTACGACGAACCGACGGTTCGGGCGCTTAGCGACAGCGGCCTCGCACTGGCCGCCGTCGGCAATCACGAATTCGACCGCGGCCCTGCCGAGCTGAAGCGAATGCAGGCCGGAGGTTGCCGCGAAAAGCAGGCGCGTGAAACGCGCCAGTCCTGCGCGCTGGAAGCGTTCACGGGCGCTGGCTTTCAGTATCTCGCGGCGAACGTGCTGGAAGGGAGCAACAACCTGTTCCCGTCGACTGCTATCCGTGACATTGGAGGCGTGCGCATCGGCTTCATCGGCATGACCTTGAAGGAGACCGGCACCCTGGTCTCTCCGGATGGCGTGAAGGGCCTTGCTTTTCTTGACGAAGCGGGCACCGCAAATGCTTTGGTGCCCTACCTTAAGCAAAATGGCGCCAAGGCAATCGTCTTGCTGATCCACCAGGGCGGGGCGACAGATGGAAAATTTGATGACCCGTCATGCCCGGGCCTGTCCGGCGACATCATGCCGATTCTGGCGAAGCTCGATCCGGCCATCGACCTCGTCGTCTCCGGCCACACGCATCAAGCTTACATCTGCCAAAGGCCGCCCAACAATGGCGCCCGACGTCTCCTCACCAGCGCTGGCCGCTATGGCGCGCTCGTCACCGACATCCGATTGAGCTTCGCTCCGGATGGCACGCTTATCGATCAGCGCGCCGAGTTCGTGCCTGTGCAGGGCGAACCGATCGACAACGCTCGTGTACAAGCGCCGCTCAATCCGGCCTATCGCGTTTTCGCTGCCGATCCCGGCGTCGCGAGTCTCGTCCAGCGCTACAAGGCGGCAGCGTCGGTCATCGCGGATCGACCAGTCGGAAAACTCTCCGCTCCGCTCGAAAAAGGCAGCATCAGCGGTGAATCTCAGGCGTCGGAATTCATCGCCGACGGGCAGCTGTTCGTCGCGAGGAATCCTGCGAAGGGCGCAGCCGACTTCGGCTTCATGAACAACGGCGGGGCGCGGACAGACCTCATTCCCGGCCCCGACGGCACGGTCACCTACGGCCAGATTTTCGCGCTCCAGCCGTTCGCCAACAATCTGGTCACGATCAGCCTTACGGGGGCGCAGGTGAAGGCCGTGCTTGAGCAGCAATTCGACAGCGGCACCAACACCGTCGCTCGGCCGAACCTCATCATGCCTTCGGCTAACGTCCGGTTCTCGTTCGACAAGTCGCGGCCGGCTGGGCAGCGGATCGTCAGCATCCTGCTCGACGGCAGGCCGATCGATCCTACCCGGACCTATCGCGTGACGGTCAACAATTTCCTCGCGTCGGGGGGCGACGGTTTCACGGCGCTGGCAGCTGGCACCAATCCGGTCGATGGCGGCCTCGACCTAGATGCGACCGAGGCGTACCTCAAATCCAGTCCGCCTGTGCCGCAGAAGGGCCGGGTGATCGACCTCACTCCAGCCGGCTGGACGCCGCCCGCCAGCTAA
- a CDS encoding Hsp20 family protein: MRSAFDFAPFRRSTIGFDRLFDLLENSTAGQGGENYPPFDLVKVGDNEYRIDLAVAGFKPEEIDITAQQNVLLVVGKKSEETDGGDRNYVYRGIANRSFERRFALADHIQVTGADIKDGLLSIELKREIPEAMKPRKISIGGAEPQSEQIEAKANETVDA; encoded by the coding sequence ATGCGCTCTGCTTTTGACTTTGCACCGTTCCGCCGCTCGACCATTGGCTTCGACCGCCTGTTCGACCTTCTCGAGAACAGCACGGCCGGCCAGGGCGGGGAAAATTACCCGCCGTTCGACCTCGTCAAGGTCGGCGACAATGAATATCGTATCGACCTCGCCGTTGCCGGCTTCAAGCCGGAGGAGATCGACATCACCGCCCAGCAGAATGTTTTGCTGGTTGTTGGCAAGAAGAGCGAGGAGACCGATGGCGGCGACCGCAACTACGTCTATCGCGGAATCGCCAACCGCTCGTTCGAGCGGCGCTTCGCGCTTGCCGACCACATCCAGGTGACCGGCGCCGACATCAAGGACGGTCTGTTGTCGATCGAATTGAAGCGCGAGATCCCGGAGGCGATGAAGCCGCGCAAGATTTCGATTGGCGGCGCCGAGCCCCAATCCGAACAGATCGAGGCGAAGGCGAACGAGACCGTCGACGCGTGA
- a CDS encoding AMP nucleosidase yields the protein MTSIDDIPRLLDELEAIYEKSVANLREALRRFAEDGTRPEPRARADGIFAYPELRLRYDPEGAPPVSSRAFARLNQPGTYISSIARPKLFRAYLAEQLEHLLRDYEVEVSVARSPSEISYPYVLDGEVDLGGLSSAELSRWFPSTELVHIGDEVADGVLDPALLEDRPLALFDGPRTDFSLARLKHYTGTPPEDFQHFVLFTNYVRYVDEFVRFAVDALRWENSPFTSFTVPGATFERGDLNDAEAQVAAGSWRRHQMPAYHLMAPGGTGVTLVNIGVGPSNAKTICDHIAVLRPEAWLMIGHCGGLRPSQTIGDYVLAHAYLRDDHVLDDVLPPEIPIPAIAEVQTALFDATVKVTGEDEDSVKKRLRTGTVVTTDDRNWELRYTLSALRFNQSRAVAIDMESATVAAQGYRFRVPYGTLLCVSDKPLHGELKLPGQANAFYERSISQHLRIGIETLHLLKREGEGLHSRKLRSFDEPPLR from the coding sequence ATGACCAGTATCGACGATATTCCGCGCCTCCTGGATGAACTGGAGGCCATCTACGAAAAATCCGTCGCTAACCTGCGTGAGGCGCTCCGCCGCTTCGCCGAGGATGGAACTAGGCCCGAGCCCCGCGCCCGGGCGGACGGCATCTTCGCTTACCCCGAACTGCGCCTGCGTTATGACCCGGAAGGCGCTCCGCCAGTGTCGTCACGCGCCTTCGCGCGGCTGAACCAGCCCGGAACCTACATCAGCTCGATCGCGCGACCGAAGCTGTTTCGCGCCTACCTTGCTGAACAGCTGGAGCATTTGCTGCGCGATTACGAGGTCGAAGTCTCGGTCGCCCGAAGCCCGAGCGAAATCAGCTATCCATACGTCCTCGACGGTGAGGTCGACCTTGGCGGCCTGTCGAGCGCCGAATTGTCCCGCTGGTTTCCATCGACCGAGCTTGTTCACATCGGCGACGAAGTTGCGGACGGGGTGCTCGATCCGGCACTGCTCGAGGATCGCCCGCTCGCACTGTTCGACGGACCGCGGACCGACTTCAGCCTTGCGCGGCTGAAGCATTACACCGGAACCCCGCCCGAGGACTTCCAGCATTTCGTGCTGTTCACCAACTATGTCCGCTACGTCGACGAGTTCGTTCGCTTCGCGGTCGACGCCCTGCGGTGGGAGAACAGTCCCTTCACGAGCTTCACCGTTCCCGGAGCGACGTTCGAGCGCGGCGACCTCAACGACGCCGAGGCGCAGGTCGCGGCAGGCTCGTGGCGGCGGCACCAGATGCCGGCCTATCACCTGATGGCGCCTGGCGGCACCGGCGTGACCCTGGTCAATATCGGCGTCGGCCCCTCGAACGCCAAGACGATCTGCGACCATATCGCGGTGCTTCGCCCCGAGGCTTGGCTGATGATCGGGCACTGCGGCGGCCTGAGGCCGAGCCAGACGATCGGTGACTATGTTCTCGCGCACGCTTACCTGCGCGACGACCATGTCCTCGACGACGTGCTTCCGCCGGAGATCCCGATCCCGGCGATCGCCGAAGTCCAGACGGCGCTGTTCGACGCCACGGTGAAGGTGACCGGCGAGGACGAGGACAGCGTCAAGAAACGGCTGCGCACTGGCACGGTCGTCACGACCGACGACCGCAACTGGGAGCTTCGCTACACGCTCTCCGCGCTGCGCTTCAACCAGAGCCGGGCGGTTGCGATCGACATGGAATCTGCGACCGTCGCGGCGCAGGGCTACCGCTTCCGCGTGCCCTACGGGACACTTCTATGCGTGTCCGACAAGCCGCTTCACGGCGAACTCAAGCTGCCCGGTCAGGCCAATGCCTTTTACGAGCGCTCGATCAGCCAGCACTTGCGCATCGGCATCGAGACGCTGCACCTGTTGAAGCGCGAAGGCGAAGGCCTCCACAGCCGCAAGCTCCGTAGCTTCGACGAGCCGCCGCTGCGTTAG
- the parE gene encoding DNA topoisomerase IV subunit B: MSDLFESGNSATPSTDYDASAIEVLEGLEPVRRRPGMYIGGTDERALHHLAAEVIDNAMDEAVAGHASRIEVQLDPGNRLTVIDNGRGIPVDPHPKYPGKSALEVILTTLHSGGKFEGKAYATSGGLHGVGVSVVNALSTETIVEVARDKKLYRQVFSKGLATSALEEVGAAPNRRGTSVTFTPDTEIFGRDAVFSAERLYKLVRSKAYLFAGVEIRWRCDPSLASDAVPEQAVFQFPGGLADHLNEQLVDRECFTSPPFSGRQDFPDGQGRAEWAVAWPLWTDGGTESYYCNTIPTPDGGTHEAGLRAALTKGLRGFGELVGNKRAKDITADDVFNGIELMLSVFIRNPHFQSQTKDRLTSLEAARFVEAAVRDHFDHYLSDNMDRGRALLGAVIERMDERLKRRAEREVKRKTATSARKLRLPGKLTDCSTDDAEGTELFIVEGDSAGGSAKQARDRKTQAILPIRGKILNVASATADKIRANQEIADLGQALGCGMRDKFDEKSLRYERIVIMTDADVDGAHIATLLMTFFFQEMPELVRRGHLFLAQPPLYRLTSGNKSAYARDDAHRAELEATEFKGKKVEVSRFKGLGEMNPQQLKETTMDPATRSMIRITLPAEYQDRQPVKDLVDRLMGKNPEHRFQFIQERAASVDEGIIDA; the protein is encoded by the coding sequence ATGTCCGACCTGTTCGAATCCGGAAATTCCGCAACCCCGTCGACCGATTACGATGCTTCCGCAATCGAGGTGCTGGAGGGGCTTGAGCCCGTCCGCCGCCGCCCCGGAATGTACATCGGCGGAACCGACGAGCGCGCGCTCCATCACCTTGCCGCAGAAGTCATCGACAATGCGATGGACGAGGCGGTGGCCGGCCATGCCAGCCGGATCGAGGTGCAGCTGGATCCCGGAAATCGGCTGACGGTGATCGACAACGGCCGCGGAATCCCGGTCGATCCCCACCCCAAATATCCGGGCAAGTCGGCGCTGGAGGTAATCCTCACCACGCTGCATTCCGGCGGCAAGTTCGAGGGTAAGGCCTATGCTACTTCCGGCGGCCTTCACGGTGTCGGCGTCAGCGTCGTCAACGCGCTTTCAACCGAGACGATCGTCGAGGTCGCGCGCGACAAGAAGCTCTATCGCCAGGTCTTCTCCAAGGGTCTCGCGACCAGCGCGCTCGAAGAGGTCGGAGCCGCACCGAACCGCCGCGGGACGAGCGTCACCTTCACACCGGACACCGAGATTTTCGGACGCGACGCGGTTTTCAGCGCCGAGCGGCTGTACAAGCTGGTCCGCTCCAAGGCTTATCTGTTCGCCGGGGTCGAGATCCGATGGCGTTGCGACCCGTCGCTGGCGTCTGACGCGGTTCCCGAGCAGGCCGTCTTCCAGTTCCCGGGCGGGCTTGCGGATCACCTTAATGAGCAGCTCGTCGACCGCGAATGCTTCACCAGCCCGCCCTTCTCCGGCCGGCAGGACTTTCCGGACGGGCAGGGCCGCGCCGAATGGGCCGTCGCCTGGCCGCTGTGGACCGACGGCGGAACCGAAAGCTATTATTGCAACACCATCCCGACGCCCGACGGCGGCACCCATGAAGCCGGGCTTCGCGCCGCTCTGACCAAGGGGCTCCGCGGCTTCGGCGAGCTGGTCGGCAACAAGCGCGCAAAGGACATTACGGCCGACGACGTGTTCAACGGCATCGAGCTGATGCTGAGCGTGTTCATCCGCAACCCGCATTTTCAGAGCCAGACCAAGGACCGGCTAACCAGCCTTGAGGCCGCGCGCTTCGTCGAGGCGGCGGTGCGCGACCATTTCGATCATTATCTGTCCGACAACATGGACCGCGGCCGCGCTTTGCTCGGCGCCGTCATTGAGCGGATGGACGAGCGGCTGAAGCGCCGCGCCGAGCGTGAGGTGAAGCGCAAGACCGCGACCAGCGCGCGCAAGCTGCGCCTACCCGGCAAGCTGACGGACTGCTCGACCGACGATGCGGAAGGCACCGAGCTGTTCATCGTCGAAGGCGACAGCGCGGGCGGAAGCGCCAAGCAGGCGCGCGATCGCAAGACACAGGCGATTCTGCCGATCCGGGGCAAGATCCTGAATGTCGCGTCCGCGACCGCGGACAAGATCCGCGCCAACCAGGAAATCGCCGACCTCGGCCAAGCGCTGGGATGCGGCATGCGCGACAAGTTCGACGAAAAGTCGCTGCGGTACGAGCGGATCGTGATCATGACCGACGCCGACGTCGACGGGGCCCATATCGCGACCCTGCTGATGACGTTTTTCTTCCAGGAGATGCCGGAGCTGGTACGGCGCGGGCATCTATTCCTAGCGCAGCCGCCGCTCTACCGCCTGACATCGGGCAACAAGTCCGCCTACGCGCGCGACGACGCGCATCGCGCCGAACTGGAGGCGACGGAATTCAAGGGCAAGAAGGTCGAAGTTTCGCGCTTCAAGGGTCTTGGCGAGATGAACCCGCAGCAGCTCAAGGAAACGACGATGGATCCGGCGACCCGCTCGATGATCCGAATCACGCTTCCGGCCGAATATCAGGATCGCCAGCCGGTGAAGGACCTGGTCGACCGGCTGATGGGCAAGAACCCGGAGCACCGCTTCCAGTTCATTCAGGAACGCGCGGCGAGTGTCGATGAAGGCATTATCGACGCTTAG
- a CDS encoding TIGR00730 family Rossman fold protein produces MFGYDHIETDRGLLRLGPGSDEMFADTARELALELARRKIDLVYGGGRLGLMGIMADTVLEAGGQAYGVIPHALVEQEVAHLGLTELYQVTTMHERKAKFTELADGFLCLPGGIGTLDELFEAWTWNALGYHSKPFCLLNVGDFWSPFADFMDHVRDAGFLSPARREQLLVADTPAEAIKMLDEAAASANQGIVW; encoded by the coding sequence TTGTTCGGCTATGACCACATTGAAACGGATCGCGGTCTATTGCGGCTCGGCCCGGGCAGCGACGAAATGTTCGCGGATACGGCGCGTGAGCTGGCGCTGGAACTGGCGCGCCGGAAAATCGATCTGGTCTACGGCGGCGGGCGTCTTGGGCTGATGGGAATCATGGCCGACACCGTCCTTGAAGCCGGTGGCCAGGCCTATGGAGTCATCCCGCACGCGCTGGTCGAGCAGGAGGTCGCGCATCTTGGCCTCACCGAGCTTTACCAGGTGACGACGATGCATGAGCGGAAAGCCAAGTTCACGGAGCTTGCCGACGGATTCCTCTGTCTGCCCGGGGGCATCGGCACGCTCGACGAATTGTTCGAGGCCTGGACGTGGAACGCGCTCGGCTACCACTCGAAGCCGTTCTGCCTGCTGAACGTCGGCGATTTCTGGAGCCCGTTCGCCGACTTCATGGACCATGTTCGCGATGCCGGATTCTTGAGCCCAGCGCGACGCGAGCAATTGCTCGTTGCCGACACACCAGCTGAGGCAATCAAAATGCTGGACGAAGCCGCCGCCAGCGCTAACCAAGGTATCGTCTGGTAA
- a CDS encoding STAS/SEC14 domain-containing protein, giving the protein MHEIIQSPSDVVAVKISGKITLDDLKAIMDRLDEVMAEHEKVHVFAETQGIEGVELSALPEHMRRAFPLFSQLNRFGRVAVVADQAWIRAGTRLESAMLPNISYRTYMPEEREEALGWVCGPAMAAAN; this is encoded by the coding sequence ATGCACGAGATCATCCAAAGTCCGAGCGACGTGGTTGCCGTGAAAATCAGCGGGAAGATCACGCTCGATGACCTGAAGGCCATTATGGACCGACTGGACGAGGTCATGGCTGAGCATGAAAAGGTCCATGTCTTCGCCGAAACTCAGGGAATCGAGGGCGTGGAATTGAGCGCGCTCCCGGAACATATGCGGCGCGCCTTTCCGCTGTTCAGTCAGCTCAACCGGTTTGGACGGGTCGCAGTCGTCGCCGACCAGGCCTGGATCCGCGCCGGAACGCGGCTGGAAAGCGCCATGCTTCCGAACATCAGCTACCGAACCTACATGCCGGAAGAACGCGAAGAGGCTCTGGGCTGGGTGTGCGGGCCGGCGATGGCCGCGGCGAACTGA